In the genome of Echinimonas agarilytica, one region contains:
- a CDS encoding YchJ family protein: MKKKLCPCGSNQTYKDCCGVIHLKPKLARHPEQLMRARYTAHTQNNISFIFNSWHPSTRPESSEPVEEWNSQCSWLALNVAQSRKVGTKGFVEFVALYRQAGQLKQHHEEANFRFEKGQWWYMNQST, encoded by the coding sequence GTGAAGAAGAAACTCTGCCCTTGTGGTAGCAACCAGACATACAAGGATTGCTGTGGCGTTATCCACCTCAAACCTAAATTAGCACGTCACCCAGAGCAGCTTATGCGAGCGCGCTATACCGCGCACACTCAAAATAACATTAGTTTTATCTTCAATAGCTGGCATCCAAGTACTCGGCCTGAGTCCTCAGAACCCGTTGAAGAATGGAACAGTCAGTGCTCATGGTTAGCTTTGAATGTGGCGCAGTCGCGTAAAGTGGGAACCAAAGGTTTTGTTGAGTTTGTTGCTTTGTACCGTCAAGCCGGACAGTTGAAGCAACATCATGAAGAGGCCAATTTCAGATTTGAAAAAGGCCAATGGTGGTATATGAACCAAAGTACATAA